A genomic stretch from Oscarella lobularis chromosome 11, ooOscLobu1.1, whole genome shotgun sequence includes:
- the LOC136192792 gene encoding SH3 and multiple ankyrin repeat domains protein 3-like, protein MTSTAAIDATNDAVGGSILIRISVPEQNLQKCLQFESDSSVWTAKQIVLTRLVKDVRDAMNYGLFLPPANGRSGKFLEEERLLCEYSLREPVSLEFRKKRRDYSGLFLDVKHRHKINTKVNQKKFLEHVSTGNVDKTRKLLAKGLDPNYMDEETGVIPLALATTAPMKQMKTILLTLIEGGAHLDFRSKDGQTAMHKAAIEGNVGAIEVMLDLGASLNYRDKKGLTPLYCSAVVGSNPNCFELLLKEQSIIMIQDAQGWQEIHHVCKKGLLKHLEHLLFYGVYMDAQNSTGNTALHIAAINKQEACVRVLLFRGANKEILNHSNQTAYQVAVISSNYTIARLIEQHVEADVVRFRDKPTYNRRRRPSNTPLVPSSDHRGGSDRPRILRSAVSESSLLAASALAQSSSGSPVNSSPRMTTRTAATATTVQPPNGHVKPSPSSPVHSPVQRRSSFSAKTMPSSGGGGGGGNATTIATDEVRIHVRNNPYEALGRTSSFSVAAAAASPRSILKKTNQSRESSPVATAKTLPRNVKFSSSTREGDTLLSFKESEKGDGDGRHVRLYPAVAGRRFIAVRNHVAKDESELSFEDGDEVELLFVGKEGFWEGRVGLRQGWFPSNAVVEMVSTGHMMISTSPKPDRATASVLNQLETRIITLVKGNIGLGFSVRGAKSSSPTLNFKPTLKTPSLQYVGTVDPDGLAQKAGLKIGDYILEINGKKVVKATHADLVKLIKSVVDEVKLTVTDGTLRAPAAAAAKSTTPVAMAAAKSEKSLSASSSPAIERKSLARKNTPPSPELLAKILTSGLPRGRQQDPLPGLATPPRLRSQSFTLKGAPPPLPKRNPTTTATYASSSTIYENAESAQEESESSTGGGSDLASQLAAAISKMGSPKTARPRSKSLSASAARKTVDPIAAIAKLASERRARVEAKAAAASSEGEAKEKSTAEDETSFAGGELRQALAARKARMTTAKLMETTAVVAPAAPAASSPESTTSKILPSPTGQRREEDTDVRLRALSDAASKRQMRPPRVSRSSDAAPKREPKASFDLSAVLKAVPPPASTISESPTTGEPAAPPIVEKQTVEEDIDKAIALWGADESHTATAAPSKAPADRDIIRLDDTEQEEDRKGTGWDDIVIPPPVDMAMLAAEQSPSWEEDVKEESSLHIVGINSPPPVETFLSPSQENCPTTTVVIPPSNVEAEPPSFLPPPHDDLLNSLIVGSSSNRIEAAEIDVSTLPPPPLPIVENHRVSPPANVGSHSGEEEEIVVPPPPPINFESSDVAVADELTDFDVSTLPPPVVYDHEETETNFAFDVADLPPPVVTFENEAEEKNVDLASLPPPPPVASFSPLPPIPTEPPPPPIPTEAPPPLLEDELGPPPPVPSLPPPSLDDNENTETKRAATQLTAATETSGGKGFERKSFSEWTVGDVSDWLGSLGLEEYAKTFVENEIEGRHLVDMSKDDLKELGVARLGHRLTLGNAMAKLRNDSGRTSNN, encoded by the exons ATGACCTCGACCGCAGCGATCGACGcaacgaacgacgccgtcggcggTTCGATTCTCATTCGAATTTCCGTACCGGAACAAAATCTCCAG AAATGTCTCCAGTTCGAGTCGGATAGCAGCGTTTGGACGGCGAAACAGATCGTTCTCACTCGTCTCGTGAAG GACGTCCGCGACGCCATGAATTATGGGCTCTTTTTGCCACCGGCTAACGGACGTTCGGGAAAGTTCCTCGAAGAGGAACGACTCTTGTGTGAGTACTCTCTTAGGGAACCGGTCTCGTTGGAG tttaggaagaaaaggagagatTACAGCGGCTTGTTTCTGGACGTGAAACACCGCCACAAGATAAATACGAAA GTGAatcagaagaaattcttgGAGCACGTTTCTACGGGCAACGTGGACAAAACGCGAAAACTCCTAGCAAAGGGCTTAGATCCGAATTACatggacgaagaaacggGAG TCATTCCATTGGCTTTGGCTACTACGGCTCCCATGAAGCAGATGAAAACGATTCTATTGACGCTCATCGAAGGCGGTGCTCATTTAGATTTCCGTTCGAAGGACGGACAGACGGCAATGCATAAGGCGGCTATTGAGGGAAACGTTGGTGCGATTGAG GTGATGCTGGACTTGGGGGCTTCACTCAATTACAGAGACAAAAAAGGATTAACGCCGCTCTATTGTTCGGCCGTCGTTGGCAGCAACCCAAATTGCTTCGAGCTTCTATTGAAGGaacaatcaataataatGATACAAGATGCTCAAGGCTGGCAGGAGATTCATCAC GTTTGCAAGAAGGGGCTTCTGAAGCACTTGGAACATCTTCTGTTCTATGGAGTCTACATGGACGCGCAGAACTCAACTGGCAACACGGCACTGCACATTGCTGCAATCAACAAGCAG GAAGCGTGCGTTCGGGTTCTACTCTTTCGCGGAGCGAATAAAGAGATTCTGAACCACTCCAACCAGACGGCATATCAG GTTGCTGTCATCTCCTCCAATTACACTATCGCTCGTCTCATCGAACAACACGTCGAAGCCGACGTCG TTCGTTTTAGAGACAAACCGACGTACAAcagacgtcgtcgaccgtCAAACACGCCACTGGTACCGTCGTCTGATCATCGCGGCGGCAGCGACCGCCCGCGCATTCTTCGATCAGCTGTAAGCGAATCAAGTCTATTAGCCGCATCGGCTTTGGCTCAATCATCTTcag GTTCTCCCGTGAATTCGTCACCCCGCATGACAACGaggacggcggcgacggcgacgacggtgcAGCCGCCGAACGGTCACGTAAAGCCGAGTCCGTCGTCGCCCGTTCATTCGCCCGTTCAAcgccgatcgtcgttcaGCGCGAAGACGATGCCGtcgtcgggcggcggcggcggcggcggcaacgcgacgacgattgcaaCGGACGAGGTGAGGATTCACGTGCGGAACAATCCGTACGAAGCGCTCGgtcgcacgtcgtcgttttccgtcgcggcggcggcggcgtcgccgagATCGAtactgaagaagacgaatcaaaGTCGGGAATCGTCGCccgtggcgacggcgaaaacgttGCCGCGTAACGTGAAGTTCAGTTCCTCGACCAGAGAAGGCGACACGTTGCTATCGTTCAAAGAGAGCGAAAAGGGCGACGGAGACGGTCGGCACGTGCGATTGTATCCAGCCGTCGCGGGACGGCGATTTATTGCCGTGAGAAATCACGTAGCGAAAGACGAGAGCGAGTTGAGTTTCGAAGACGGAGACGAAGTGGAAC TTCTTTTTGTTGGTAAAGAAGGTTTCTGGGAGGGACGGGTCGGATTGAGACAGGGTTGGTTTCCGAGCAATGCCGTCGTGGAAATGGTGTCAACAG GTCATATGATGATATCTACGTCGCCTAAGCCAGATCGTGCCACTGCCAGTGTTTTGAATCAGTTGGAAACGCGAATCATAACGTTGGTAAAGGGAAATATCGGATTGGGGTTTTCTGTCCGAGGAGCTAAGT CGTCGTCACCAACATTGAATTTCAAACCAACATTAAAAACCCCGTCGTTACAGTACGTCGGAACCGTGGATCCGGACGGGCTGGCTCAGAAGGCCGGACTCAAAATCGGCGACTACATTCTAGaa ATCAACGGCAAGAAAGTCGTGAAAGCAACTCACGCCGACTTGGTGAAATTGATCAAATCCGTTGTCGACGAAGTGAAGTTGACCGTGACCGACGGCACGCTACGcgcaccggcggcggcggcggcgaaatcgacgacgccggtAGCGATGGCGGCAGCCAAGTCGGAGAAATCGTtgtcagcgtcgtcgtcgccggcaatTGAACGAAAGTCGCTCGCTCGGAAGAacacgccgccgtcgcctgAATTGCTTGCGaaaattctgacgtcaggTTTGCCGCGTGGGAGACAGCAGGATCCTCTTCCCGGACTtgcgacgccgccgagatTGCGATCGCAGTCGTTCA CTTTAAAGGGtgcaccgccgccgcttcccaAACGAAATCCCACGACGACCGCTACATACG cttcttcgtcgacaatttACGAAAACGCTGAATCGGCTCAGGAAGAGTCAGAGTCGAgcaccggcggcggcagcgatTTGGCTAGTCAACTTGCTGCCGCCATATCGAAGATGGGCAGTCCCAAAACGGCGAGACCTCGATCGAAATCTCTGTCGGCTTCCGCGGCGCGAAAGACGGTGGATCCAATAGCGGCCATTGCGAAACTTGCCTCGGAACGGCGCGCGAGAGTCGAAGCGAAGGCCGCCGCTGCGTCATCGGAAGgcgaagcgaaggaaaaatcgacggcagaagacgagacgtcgtttgccggcggagaactTCGGCAAGCGCTCGCTGCGCGTAAAGCGCGAATGACAACCGCGAAATTGatggaaacgacggcggTGGTGGCACCGGCGGCACCGGCGGCTTCCTCGCCTGAGTCGACGACTTCCAAAAtcttgccgtcgccgacaGGGCAACGTCGAGAGGAGGACACCGACGTGCGTCTTCGAGCGTTGAGCGACgcggcgtcgaaacgacaAATGCGACCGCCTCGCGTAAGCCGAAGCTCGGACGCCGCGCCGAAACGGGAACCGAAAGCAAGTTTCGATTTGTCGGCCGTCTTAAAAGCGGTTCCTCCTCCCGCGTCGACTATCTCCGAATCGCCGACGACTGGAGAGCCGGCGGCGCCTCCGATCGTCGAGAAGCAGACAGTGGAAGAAGACATCGACAAAGCGATTGCTCTGTGGGGCGCCGACGAGTCGCACACAGCGACTGCCGCGCCATCGAAAGCTCCAGCGGATCGCGACATCATTCGCTTAGATGATACGGAACAGGAAGAAGACCGAAAGGGGACCGGATGGGACGATATCGTTATTCCGCCGCCGGTCGACATGGCGATGCTCGCCGCTGAACAGAGTCCCAGTTGGGAGGAAGACGTAAAGGAAGAATCGTCTCTTCACATTGTCGGCATTAATTCGCCGCCACCGGTCGAGACGTTTCTTAGTCCCAGTCAAGAGAACTGTCCTACGACGACTGTAGTTATTCCTCCGTCTAATGTCGAGGCGGAGCCTCCGAGTTTTCTACCGCCTCCTCACGATGATCTACTGAATTCTTTAAtcgtcggctcgtcgtcgaacagAATCGAAGCCGCCGAGATTGACGTATCGACACTGCCGCCACCGCCTCTACCAATCGTCGAGAATCATCGCGTTTCGCCGCCTGCCAACGTCGGCTCTCATTCAggcgaggaggaagagatcGTCgtgcctccgccgccgccaatcAATTTTGAGTCGAGCGACGTTGCGGTTGCCGACGAATTGACCGATTTCGACGTGTCTACCCTTCCGCCGCCCGTTGTTTACGACCACGAGGAAACGGAAACGaatttcgctttcgacgttGCGGATTTGCCGCCACCCGTCGTAACgtttgaaaacgaagcagaagagaaaaacgtcgacctTGCGTCACTACCCCCGCCACCGCCGGTTGCCTCTTTTTCGCCACTGCCTCCAATTCCAACGGaacctccgccgcctccaaTTCCAACAGAAGCTCCGCCACCTTTACTAGAAGATGAATTGGGCCCGCCTCCGCCTGTGCCGTCATTGCCGCCGCcttctctcgacgacaacgaaaacACCGAAACAAAACG TGCCGCCACGCAATTGACGGCCGCGACTGAGACGAGCGGCGGAAAAGGATTCGAAAGAAAGTCGTTTAGCGAGTGGACGGTTGGTGACGTCTCGGATTGGCTTGGGTCGCTGGGCTTGGAAGAGTACGCGAAGACATTCGTTgagaacgaaatcgaagGTCGCCATCTCGTCGACATGTCGAAAGACGACCTGAAAGAGTTGGGCGTCGCACGACTGGGACATCGGCTCACGTTGGGCAACGCAATGGCGAAACTGCGGAACGATTCAGGAAGAACATCTAATAACTaa